One window of the Cryptomeria japonica chromosome 7, Sugi_1.0, whole genome shotgun sequence genome contains the following:
- the LOC131039926 gene encoding SKP1-like protein 12 has translation MAKECKVRLKSSDDIIFEVDYAVAMQSQMLKNALSDTGTDGTVPLHNISSEIMAKVVEYCAYHVNAANTISEKDVRMWDQEFAKDLDQATLFNLIMATQYLVIHNLQDLICQTVADRIKDKSPEEVREIFNIQNDLTPEEEEEIRHENQWAFEEEGWPEVQEEVRREG, from the coding sequence ATGGCGAAGGAATGTAAGGTGAGATTGAAGAGTtcggatgacattatttttgaggTAGACTATGCCGTAGCCATGCAGTCGCAGATGTTAAAGAACGCTCTGAGTGACACCGGCACGGACGGCACCGTGCCTTTGCACAACATTTCCAGTGAAATAATGGCGAAGGTGGTCGAGTACTGCGCATATCATGTTAATGCCGCCAACACCATCTCGGAGAAGGATGTGAGGATGTGGGATCAGGAGTTCGCGAAGGACCTTGATCAAGCAACCCTTTTTAATCTCATCATGGCCACCCAGTACCTGGTTATACACAATCTTCAAGACTTAATATGCCAAACTGTAGCAGACAGGATTAAGGATAAAAGCCCAGAAGAGGTCAGAGAGATATTTAACATACAAAATGACTTGACTcctgaagaggaagaagaaatcaGGCATGAAAATCAATGGGCGTTTGAGGAAGAAGGCTGGCCTGAAGTTCAGGAAGAAGTCAGGCGTGAAGGTTGA
- the LOC131039925 gene encoding RAN GTPase-activating protein 1-like — translation MVPKKALNFCFKRSEAEALEVMSIVSTALEGCVLRSFSLKVDELGDESIRAFGQQISENARRIEIQTLVYFHRIRSFFHLLKGLRVCSSMTTSQEMMQQRHVQFLLKNEDFKFSSSNIGARGAKVLVGALSEGSRLKMLDLTDNMFGTKGGVALRQVTSRHLGLTEVFFGRMNLKDEG, via the exons ATGGTACCCAAAAAAGCATTG AATTTTTGTTTCAAAAGATCTGAGGCTGAGGCACTTGAGGTTATGTCCATAGTTTCAACTGCTTTAGAAGGGTGCGTGCTGAGATCCTTCAGTCTTAAAGTAGATGAATTAGGAGATGAGAGCATCAGAGCTTTCGGGCAACAAATCTCAGAAAATGCTAGAAGAATTGAAATTCAGACACTTGTGTATTTCCATAGAATTAGAAGTTTCTTCCATCTCTTGAAAGGATTAAGAGTTTGCTCTTCCATGACGACGAGTCAGGAGATGATGCAGCAAAGACACGTTCAGTTCTTGTTAAAAAATGAGGATTTCAAATTCTCCTCAAGTAACATAGGTGCACGAGGTGCTAAAGTTTTAGTAGGAGCTTTGAGCGAAGGTAGCAGGTTGAAAATGCTCGATTTAACAGATAATATGTTTGGGACAAAAGGTGGGGTTGCTCTGAGGCAAGTCACCTCTCGACATCTAGGTCTTACAGAAGTTTTCTTTGGTCGTATGAATCTTAAGGATGAAGGGTAA